The DNA sequence TTCAGGAATAAGAATAGAAAGATATTGACTTCATGCATGACTTGTATAAATTGATTTTTATGGTTGCCTACGAACACCACAAGTTATATATATGACAGGAGAGGAAAAACATTAAAGAATACATGAACAGAAACAAGTAGCTTATTCATTTTCTTGAGCATCTCTTTTCTTCTGTTCATGTTTATTTTAAAGGATGAAATACGAAAGCtctgattttaatttttttgaaacaaaaaaaaaaagatctcCTGCATCTTTCAAAAACTAAAGAATCTACGCTGCAATAAAAATTATAGGGTTGGATAACATGTTTGTGTTACTGATCACTTGGGATTTGTCACCTCACTGTTGTACAAAAGAACAATAGTATCATTTATGATGAAAATCAcattctataataataaaaccAATGAATCTTAATATAATAGATAAAATTGcagtattttaaaatattaaaaatacatatatttaagCAAAAAGTATATTACTTGGTGAGTCATTCTAAGAAAGCATATGAAATGAATAGACTGACCTTTGTatacttgatcataaacatgaggAAGCTCAGCAAGGTATTTGACTATGAAAGTGCATGCAGCACTAGCAGTGTCATGTCCTCCAATCAAAAGGCCAAGGATCTTATCAGCAATATCCATTTCATTCATGTAATGTCCATCCTCATCGGGTGTCAACAACATGTGAGACAGTATGTCTTGTGCTGGGGACGCTTTCCCTTCACCCAACTCCACCTTTCTCTGCTTTATGATCCTCAAAAGTTCATTCCTTATGAACTTTGATGCTTTGATTCCTTTGTTGAATGCCGTTCCAGGCAAGTCAATTGGCAGTGTTAAGATTACGGACGCCAAACGATGAAAAGGGCCTTCTATTTTTTCTACGTCTTTTCCATCCTCCACACTCATGAACAAACGACAAGCTAACAAGAACGTGTACCTGTATATGTGTAAATTGTTTAATATATGTTCAATAAGTCACAAAACCACTCCTAAAAAGTCTAACCTGATTGAATGAGGCATAAATACCTGAGGTACAAAcataaaatttcttttaaatttgcctaaattttttttagattttttttaccttatgttaatttttgtgtataacaaaaatgaaaatttaaattataaattataaaaattttgatattatatcataaaattattttaaaaaaaatttaaattaataataaaaaatatataaataattataattaatcatcTAATAGATATATAATTATGGTGATTGTTTAGTGTCTAAAAGTATTTGTCTAACTTACTAAAAAGGGttaaaaatcaatatttaattttaaaagtataaaagtaaataattattaaatattcaaAAGTTGCCATAAGAAGTAAGTTAAGTAAAAGTTAGACATAAAGTTATAAGCACTATAGAATTCACctataattattcatatatttttacTTATCTGTTTAAGTTTTTGAAGATTAATTCTTTAATATTTATCACTTAATgtcaaattttttgttaaacttatatttataaaaaaaattaatattcttaaattatatattaattatatattttcttttgataATTAGACACCAATTTTTTTGACAACATAGCAAAAATATTGTAGGAAGAGTGTTAGGGGActaacaaattttataatttgtaatcattaattagttattattaatgtttttaattgtgtgaaattatatttaatggtataagattatttattttcttttagataGTTAAATGCtggccaaattttaataaaattgttgGTCCATAAATTTTTTCTATTTGTATTTAGAAGAAAGGTTAAAATTTGAGAAATaaatattgaattaaatttttatattatatttaatataaaatgtaTAAGATTGAgttatattttagtatatatatgatatttgtttcaagataaatataaagataaaatacgaatatttttagttattaaaaaaatgtcaaaatttcaatccttattattataaatttcaCTATTTTATATTCTCATTTTCTAGATTTATTAAATACACGGTCGAACACAATACTAAATTTCTGTCTTAAACGCTATCCAATGAAGAATAATAAGTCATCACCTCTTGGCCAAAGGAAAAACGGTGATATGCGTCTTGTTTTCCCAATGGGAAGAAAAATGCCTTTGAGCTATGGAATCCATGATGCCGACATAGCGTTGCAGAGCTTCAGGTTTGAGGAACTGTGGTAGCAACTTCCTCATCCTCTTGGACTCCAGTTTGGAATCGATCGTTGTTGGGAAAATCTTTTTAACGTTCTCCGGCCACCACGCGTTAACCAGCTTGTTCTCGTTGGAGAACAAGAACTTGTTGCATGTGGGTCCGCAAAACACAACGGTGGGTTCGTTAAAGATGGAGGTCTTGAAGATTTCAGAGGAAAACCTGATCATGCGATCATAGATGAACTTCTCAGGATGTCCCTTCCATCCGGTGGACAAGAACTCGATGCTCTCCCCGAGGATTGGGTAACCCATCCTTCCCGGTGGCAAGTTTGGGGCCGTAAACGGAGACCAGTGACGgtaaaagaggaagaagagagaaagagatacGAATGAAACAAAGAGAAGTAGAAGGGAGAGGTAGAAACTGTGTTCCATGCTTTTCTTGCTTGTGTGTGTGTCTATGTACTATGtgtttcttttatctttatttatagACGGTGTGATTATAACACACGACTTTTACTCacaaactttttaaaaaaaatatagatttcttttataaatttttttcaactatCATTCTcgaaaagtaataaaaatatttttgaaaaatattaaaagattattaaaatttattgtatttaattattaattagttattaatatttaaaagtgtggattaaaatatattacattattaaattaaaagaattaaattaataaataaaaataataactaaaaataataaattctaataattttttaatattttttaaattaaattcgGTAATACTTAAGACCCAACCCGGATTACAAGTATGCCTTCTAGGTTCAGGTTGGTTATATTAATCTGATGTCATTTTTATTAGCTCGAATTGAAACCATGAAACCATATATGAAACCTAATCCAAAGTAATATATTTCTTTCAAAAACataaattttggtaaaattaatGAAAGAAAATTTACACTTCTATTGATACTTTAAAGTTACTTAAATGTCAtcgttataaaaaaaattatatatatatatatatatatatatatatatatatatataatattaaattttatttataaatgaAAGTTTTTAATATgtaatgatatataatttttaagaaTTATGCTATGTATATACTAAAATCAACCATCAAAGTCTGTCATcggtataaaatacatgttaaaatataaatacacattaaaaataaattaaaccacatataaatttatatacaaatatattaatgGCTGATTTTATAGCTGATTTTCAtgtacaaataaaatttttgaatttttaaagttataaaaattagttaaataaatgTCGAGTATATACCTAGGTTAATTTAAAATTACAGATACATTTTAGTAATcaagtttaattaaattaatataaattcagttaaaaaaaaagttagcaTCTATTACGATGTTTTTTATCTTCACACTTCTTTAAGACAAAAGTTTTattataaaacataaaaattattacagatcgtaaaaattttgttataaaacataaatttttatatatagcaCAAAAAAGTTTGCATATAACACATAAACTTATGAATATGATAGATC is a window from the Arachis stenosperma cultivar V10309 chromosome 3, arast.V10309.gnm1.PFL2, whole genome shotgun sequence genome containing:
- the LOC130970774 gene encoding beta-amyrin 28-monooxygenase-like, which produces MEHSFYLSLLLLFVSFVSLSLFFLFYRHWSPFTAPNLPPGRMGYPILGESIEFLSTGWKGHPEKFIYDRMIRFSSEIFKTSIFNEPTVVFCGPTCNKFLFSNENKLVNAWWPENVKKIFPTTIDSKLESKRMRKLLPQFLKPEALQRYVGIMDSIAQRHFSSHWENKTHITVFPLAKRYTFLLACRLFMSVEDGKDVEKIEGPFHRLASVILTLPIDLPGTAFNKGIKASKFIRNELLRIIKQRKVELGEGKASPAQDILSHMLLTPDEDGHYMNEMDIADKILGLLIGGHDTASAACTFIVKYLAELPHVYDQVYKEQTEIAKSKSEGELLTWDDVQKMRYSWNVACEVMRLDPPLQGSFREAITDFIFNGFSIPKGWKLYWSANSSHKNPEYFPEPQKFDPSRFEGKGPAPYTYVPFGGGPRMCPGKEYARLEILVFMHNLVKRFKLQKLIQDEKIIVDPVPRPAKGLPVRLYPHKA